In Gossypium hirsutum isolate 1008001.06 chromosome D01, Gossypium_hirsutum_v2.1, whole genome shotgun sequence, the genomic window GTGAAATGAGCCGTACCTTCTTTTTAAGTGCTCGAATCTTTTTATCAAGATCTAGAACTGGTGCCCCAGCATCTGAGGCATCCACTGTGTTTGAGGGAGGCGAGGTTGATACAGGGTTTTGGGAAAATGCAAGATCACTCATCTGAGATGTCAATGATTTAACAGACTTTGAACCATCTAGATCTTCCTCGGGTACATCCTCTCTTGTATTCTCGTCATCTGACACTTCTTCCAAGTTCTTACCCTTTTCAAGAGCAGCCTGCCATAAGTAAATTGGTAAATCAAATGCTAAGTTTTAATGCATGGATCTTCTTGCCTATAGTCTAGAAAAATGGCAAGACTAGATGCTTGTATCTCACTAAACAAACTATATCATGTTTGCCTCTTCGCGATGGTGCATGAACCaagcaagaaaagaaaatgacgATCTACTTGGAAGCTTGAAATGAACCATGGCTCATGCATGGGCGAAAGTGGCAAAGGAGAAAATTAGAGATAAAACATAAGGCTAACATGTAAATCTAGGCCAACTGAAGTTTAACAGAAGGGATGAGAAATGAAACATTTTTCTTATGATATACTTTAATGAACCAAGCAAGAAAATGAAATGAGCCAAAATTGGAAAAACAATTAAATGGAAGttcatgaaagaaaaaaaaaagcaacaagCTTCATACTTGTAGCCGTTTCTCCTTCTTTCGTTCATTTCTCTTTGCCGACTTGGTCTTTGGTTTTGCATCTGCAGGTGGATCATAACCTGGAGGCACTACTTGTGATGCCATCTCCTTTTTCCACTGCATCATCAATTAAAACAAACATCAATGTCATTTAAAAAAAAGGCAACAACAAATTGCAGGAGATAATTCCATGAACTAAAACAGAGAATCTAATAACCCCAAAGAACGAAGTCTCTACTAGAC contains:
- the LOC107921171 gene encoding partner of Y14 and mago, encoding MASNNVGGEEQWQKMAELSKTLKEGERILAPTRRPDGTLRKPIRIRAGYVPQEEVAIYQSKGALWKKEMASQVVPPGYDPPADAKPKTKSAKRNERKKEKRLQAALEKGKNLEEVSDDENTREDVPEEDLDGSKSVKSLTSQMSDLAFSQNPVSTSPPSNTVDASDAGAPVLDLDKKIRALKKKIRLAEAQQQKTPQQDMKPEQLEKLAKVEGWREELKLLEGKKAELAAL